One Chroogloeocystis siderophila 5.2 s.c.1 DNA segment encodes these proteins:
- a CDS encoding nucleotidyltransferase family protein, whose amino-acid sequence MAQTFNCFALILAAGASSRMGTCKASLPWRNAKSLLSYQVEQLSLAKIVPIVVLGLHNFKQTQLPEGTIVAINHTPSAGKVSSILTGLKHVQQFDYLFISAVDQPRSSWIYQRLLQAHLSSPSVPITAPLCQGKLGHPLLFSASVRSHLENISEANLGLRQVVQTFYTQIQRVNFDTPEVLLDLNTPEAYQAALQIQD is encoded by the coding sequence ATGGCACAAACTTTTAATTGCTTTGCATTAATTTTGGCAGCAGGTGCATCCAGCCGGATGGGTACCTGTAAAGCTAGCTTACCTTGGCGAAATGCTAAAAGTTTGTTGTCGTATCAAGTTGAGCAACTATCTCTTGCCAAGATTGTGCCTATTGTTGTACTGGGGTTGCATAATTTCAAACAAACGCAACTTCCAGAAGGAACTATCGTAGCGATTAACCATACTCCTAGCGCTGGAAAAGTCAGTTCGATCTTGACAGGATTAAAGCACGTACAACAATTCGATTATTTATTTATTTCAGCAGTCGATCAACCAAGAAGTAGTTGGATCTATCAACGATTACTTCAAGCACACCTATCTTCTCCTAGCGTACCTATTACTGCACCTCTCTGTCAAGGCAAGTTAGGTCATCCATTATTATTTTCGGCGTCAGTGCGATCGCATCTAGAAAATATCAGTGAAGCAAACTTAGGTCTACGTCAAGTTGTCCAAACATTTTATACACAGATTCAGCGCGTAAACTTTGACACTCCAGAAGTTTTGCTCGATCTCAACACGCCAGAAGCTTATCAAGCTGCTTTACAAATCCAAGATTAA
- a CDS encoding chromosome segregation ATPase — MREQGIPDDWSIGKASSREDSSQSLPPVAGIGAPKVGQHTANEGSNTPGSSQPKSPKRLSPKRKVRGWSKNWVFWVGSGGLVTSGVSIIALAMLLKSPAAPNCPAIFWPLASASARLQCAQVAANKQTVKDLLQAIALVEALPDDHPLRPEINRLLEQWSLDILALAEQDFQAGRLEQAIATAQQISRDVPAYQNVESTIANWRSIWSKAEGIYAEVEDNLRNRNWHQAFMATVQLLSVGNEYWATTKYAELNQKIEIAREDASKLAKAESLAKRGGADNLVEAIKIAEAIGVSSYMYQEARVLIPDLGQQMMDLAQAALERRDADTAIDIANRIPVSTGLRAEAQDFTTLASAQQIAWIGQIPDIETAIATAQKIANDRPLYSKAQELIAQWQLEIEAVARLDRARQLAQGGTIGDLTAAITEAQLISDTNPRAAEVQTEINRWRRQVETIEDRPLLNRAEDLAAGGDIASLQAAINEASQIRSGRALYREAQSRIRNWTNRIQRTEDQPILDEARFLASSGNLPAAIAAAQRIAPGRALSGEAQAAINDWQGQIRARQNWQEARTTALQGTPEALAQAIRLANRVPRTSPLRANVNPAIAQWSQQLFNLALSRGQYDIPGGIAIARRIPPGTDAYRAAQQQIIAWEKFLNPEPVVVPTITPTPTSTPQLPQ; from the coding sequence ATGAGAGAGCAAGGTATTCCCGATGATTGGTCTATTGGCAAGGCTTCTAGCCGCGAAGATAGCAGCCAGTCTTTACCTCCCGTTGCAGGAATTGGCGCTCCTAAAGTAGGACAGCATACAGCTAATGAGGGCAGCAACACTCCAGGATCCTCGCAGCCAAAATCCCCAAAAAGATTATCGCCGAAGCGAAAAGTACGAGGCTGGTCGAAAAATTGGGTCTTCTGGGTGGGGTCAGGAGGCTTAGTTACAAGTGGAGTGAGTATTATCGCGCTAGCAATGCTACTGAAATCACCAGCAGCGCCAAATTGTCCGGCAATTTTTTGGCCTTTAGCTTCAGCCTCGGCGCGATTACAGTGCGCGCAGGTAGCCGCAAATAAGCAAACGGTGAAAGACTTGTTGCAGGCGATCGCGCTTGTTGAAGCTTTACCCGATGACCACCCACTGCGCCCAGAAATCAATCGTTTACTCGAACAATGGTCACTAGACATTTTGGCTTTAGCCGAGCAAGACTTTCAAGCAGGAAGATTAGAACAAGCGATCGCTACTGCGCAGCAAATTTCTAGAGATGTACCTGCGTATCAAAACGTAGAAAGTACAATTGCCAATTGGCGATCAATCTGGTCAAAAGCAGAAGGCATATACGCAGAAGTAGAAGACAACTTACGCAATCGCAATTGGCATCAAGCATTTATGGCAACGGTACAGTTACTGAGTGTCGGTAACGAATACTGGGCAACAACGAAATACGCAGAACTCAATCAAAAAATTGAAATTGCCCGTGAAGATGCGAGCAAGTTGGCAAAAGCTGAAAGTTTGGCAAAAAGAGGCGGTGCAGACAACTTAGTCGAAGCTATTAAAATCGCCGAAGCAATCGGAGTTAGTAGTTATATGTATCAAGAAGCGCGGGTACTGATTCCCGATTTGGGACAACAAATGATGGATCTCGCGCAAGCAGCCTTGGAACGTCGCGATGCTGATACAGCGATTGATATTGCTAATCGCATTCCAGTAAGTACGGGCTTGCGTGCGGAAGCACAAGATTTTACAACTTTAGCATCAGCCCAGCAAATTGCGTGGATTGGGCAAATTCCAGACATCGAAACCGCGATCGCCACCGCACAGAAGATTGCTAATGATCGACCACTCTATAGCAAGGCGCAAGAATTAATCGCGCAGTGGCAGCTGGAAATTGAAGCCGTAGCGCGTCTTGATCGGGCGCGACAACTCGCTCAAGGTGGTACTATCGGAGATTTAACCGCAGCAATTACCGAAGCACAATTAATTTCAGATACCAACCCTCGTGCTGCCGAAGTCCAAACCGAGATCAATCGCTGGCGGCGACAAGTCGAGACGATTGAGGATAGACCACTCCTTAACCGTGCAGAAGATTTAGCCGCAGGAGGAGATATCGCTTCATTGCAAGCCGCAATTAACGAGGCAAGTCAAATTCGTAGCGGACGTGCGTTGTATCGCGAGGCGCAAAGTCGAATTCGCAATTGGACAAATCGAATTCAGCGAACTGAAGATCAGCCGATTCTTGATGAGGCAAGATTTCTTGCAAGTAGCGGCAATCTGCCGGCGGCGATCGCTGCTGCGCAAAGAATCGCGCCAGGTAGGGCGCTTTCCGGAGAAGCCCAAGCCGCAATCAACGATTGGCAAGGACAAATTCGCGCGCGACAAAACTGGCAAGAAGCACGCACGACAGCGCTACAAGGTACGCCAGAGGCATTGGCACAAGCAATTCGGCTGGCTAATCGCGTCCCGCGAACTAGCCCATTGCGTGCAAATGTCAATCCTGCGATCGCGCAATGGAGTCAGCAGTTATTTAATCTAGCGTTGAGTCGCGGTCAGTATGATATTCCTGGTGGAATTGCGATCGCCAGAAGAATTCCCCCTGGAACCGATGCGTATCGCGCTGCGCAACAACAAATTATTGCCTGGGAAAAATTTTTAAATCCTGAACCTGTCGTAGTACCAACAATAACACCAACACCAACATCAACTCCGCAACTGCCGCAATAG
- the hisC gene encoding histidinol-phosphate transaminase, translating to MSFFRAAVDAMTGYIPGEQPKPGTPIIKLNTNENPYPPSPQAIEVLRNLDSEWLRRYPDPFAKDFCRAVSEALGVPADWVIVGNGSDELLNVIIRASAEGSDRKVVYPMPTYVLYRTLATMQPAEVVEIDYPADFQLPIDELVKAKGAVTFIASPNSPSGHLVPLADLRELAQQLTGILVIDEAYTDFAEYSALPLVREFENAIILRTLSKGYSLAGLRMGFGIAHPQLLAGLFKIKDSYNIDAIATAVGTAAMRDQAYKNACAEKVKKSRTKLMVELKNLGFTVLDSQANFVLATPPQGNAEQLYLALKTRGILVRYFKQFGLEDKLRITVGTDEQNQTLIEALVSLM from the coding sequence ATGAGTTTCTTTCGTGCTGCTGTTGATGCAATGACAGGTTACATTCCTGGAGAACAACCTAAACCAGGAACACCGATTATTAAGCTCAACACTAATGAAAATCCTTATCCACCATCGCCGCAAGCAATTGAGGTACTACGCAATCTAGACAGCGAGTGGTTGCGCCGCTATCCCGATCCATTTGCAAAAGATTTCTGTCGTGCTGTCAGTGAGGCTTTGGGTGTACCTGCGGATTGGGTAATTGTAGGCAATGGTAGCGATGAGTTGCTGAATGTCATTATACGGGCGAGTGCCGAGGGAAGCGATCGCAAAGTTGTTTATCCAATGCCTACGTATGTTCTGTATCGTACGTTAGCCACAATGCAACCTGCGGAGGTTGTGGAAATCGATTATCCCGCAGATTTTCAACTACCTATTGACGAACTTGTAAAGGCTAAGGGTGCAGTGACATTTATTGCTTCGCCGAATAGTCCTTCGGGTCATTTGGTTCCGCTTGCAGACTTGCGCGAACTCGCACAACAACTGACGGGTATTTTAGTGATTGACGAGGCGTATACTGATTTTGCAGAGTACTCGGCTTTACCACTCGTGCGAGAATTTGAAAATGCAATTATTTTACGAACACTATCGAAAGGATATTCATTAGCAGGGTTGCGGATGGGTTTTGGCATTGCTCATCCGCAGTTACTTGCGGGATTATTCAAAATTAAAGATAGCTACAACATTGATGCGATCGCAACTGCTGTCGGTACGGCTGCGATGCGCGATCAGGCTTACAAAAATGCGTGTGCTGAAAAAGTGAAGAAGTCGCGCACTAAACTGATGGTAGAACTTAAAAATCTGGGATTCACGGTTCTCGATTCGCAAGCAAATTTTGTTTTGGCAACTCCACCGCAAGGAAACGCTGAACAGTTATATTTAGCATTGAAAACGCGGGGAATTTTGGTACGATATTTTAAGCAATTTGGATTAGAAGATAAGTTGCGAATTACGGTTGGGACGGATGAACAAAATCAAACTTTGATTGAGGCGTTGGTGAGTTTGATGTAG
- a CDS encoding ABC transporter ATP-binding protein: MRSLGPLVAPEQKASKQLPTLRRFLGYVQPYRKEVPIALSLVAIGAASQSLGPFLVGWSIDNLIAQDNLQGLLLMLVLLVGVYVGGIMAIRAQIIRVGWIVQRLLAQLRKDIFTKVQSLPISFFDQSEAGDLMSRLLNDVSVVNQAFGQTIAQMLGNLFSLVGIVIAMFLINLRLGIVSNLVVPLMLVTTGLFSRWARKRFRVTRQTIGELSTKIEEDISSVREAQAFNRVRLNIAEFKALNAANRDANIDAVAITAAFLPSIDFLNTLATAGVLAYGGYLAVTGAATVGTVTAFLLYVQQFFRPIQILSQFYTQAQSALAAVERIFLLLDEPAQLNDAPDAIAMPPIRGEVTFERVSFGYKPNQLVLKDVSLRAKPGQTIALVGPTGAGKSTIINLILRYYDVTSGAIKIDGIDIRKVTQASLRKQIGFVLQDNILFSGTVAENIAFGRPDATQAEIEAAAQVANVHEFITSLPQGYATLLGAKGANLSKGQRQLLSIARAVLVNPRILILDEATSSIDTRTEALVQEAIDRLLSERTSFVIAHRLSTVTQADQVLVIQQGQIIEGGTHSELIAQGGVYANLYALQLGAA, translated from the coding sequence ATGAGAAGCCTTGGTCCACTTGTTGCACCGGAGCAAAAAGCGAGTAAACAGTTACCGACACTACGGCGTTTTTTAGGGTATGTGCAACCCTATCGTAAAGAAGTCCCTATTGCCCTCAGCTTAGTCGCAATTGGTGCAGCTTCGCAATCGCTTGGTCCTTTTTTGGTTGGTTGGTCAATTGATAATTTAATTGCCCAAGATAACTTGCAAGGCTTACTTTTGATGCTTGTATTACTTGTGGGTGTTTACGTTGGCGGAATTATGGCAATCCGCGCCCAAATTATCCGTGTCGGCTGGATCGTTCAACGCCTACTCGCGCAATTACGTAAAGATATTTTTACAAAAGTTCAAAGTTTACCGATCAGTTTCTTCGATCAAAGTGAAGCTGGAGATTTAATGAGCCGCTTGCTCAACGATGTCAGTGTCGTAAATCAGGCGTTTGGACAAACGATCGCCCAAATGTTGGGTAACTTATTCAGCTTGGTAGGAATTGTCATTGCGATGTTCCTCATTAACCTGCGACTAGGGATAGTGAGTAACTTGGTTGTCCCATTGATGCTTGTCACCACCGGCTTATTTTCGCGCTGGGCGAGGAAACGATTTCGCGTGACACGACAGACAATTGGGGAACTTTCGACTAAAATCGAGGAAGATATTAGTAGCGTGCGCGAAGCTCAAGCCTTTAATCGCGTGCGGCTAAATATTGCAGAATTTAAAGCTTTGAATGCGGCAAACCGCGACGCTAACATCGATGCAGTCGCAATTACCGCTGCTTTTTTACCATCCATTGACTTTCTCAATACACTAGCAACTGCTGGAGTTCTCGCTTATGGCGGCTATTTAGCGGTGACAGGAGCAGCAACAGTTGGAACTGTAACGGCATTTTTACTTTACGTACAGCAGTTTTTTCGTCCAATTCAGATTTTGAGTCAGTTTTATACGCAAGCTCAATCAGCGTTAGCCGCAGTTGAGCGCATTTTCCTGTTACTCGACGAACCTGCTCAACTTAATGATGCACCCGATGCGATCGCAATGCCACCTATTCGCGGAGAGGTGACATTCGAGCGAGTTTCCTTTGGTTACAAACCCAATCAGCTTGTCCTCAAAGACGTGAGCCTTCGTGCGAAACCAGGACAAACAATCGCATTAGTTGGACCTACAGGAGCAGGAAAAAGTACTATTATTAACTTAATTCTGCGATACTATGATGTCACGAGTGGAGCCATTAAAATTGATGGCATTGATATCCGTAAAGTAACGCAGGCAAGCTTACGGAAACAAATTGGATTCGTTTTGCAAGACAATATCTTATTTAGTGGCACAGTTGCCGAAAACATTGCTTTTGGTCGTCCTGATGCTACACAAGCCGAAATTGAAGCAGCGGCGCAAGTCGCTAACGTTCATGAGTTTATTACCAGTTTGCCCCAGGGATACGCAACGCTATTAGGGGCAAAAGGTGCAAACCTTAGCAAAGGACAGCGACAACTACTGAGTATTGCGCGTGCTGTTTTAGTCAACCCGCGAATTCTGATTTTAGATGAAGCGACAAGCAGCATTGATACGCGTACCGAAGCTTTAGTTCAAGAAGCGATCGACCGATTATTAAGTGAGCGTACTAGCTTTGTGATTGCTCATCGTCTCAGCACGGTTACGCAAGCAGATCAGGTATTAGTGATTCAACAAGGTCAAATTATTGAAGGTGGTACACATAGCGAGTTAATTGCGCAAGGTGGAGTTTATGCAAATCTTTACGCGCTGCAATTAGGGGCAGCTTAA
- a CDS encoding XdhC family protein, which yields MLEFYQQMAQALRQDSVVLATVVSVTGSVPREVGAKMLVCRDRTIGTIGGGAGEAKVIRQALEVLVTGEKQVVEIDLSGASQRKTQGVCGGAMQVWLERWSGDEAIKLVEQIIEVLSSGGCETLVMPFSGDLQPYLEVGDNEPQRSQSRAEVSTGVRRERRGGAFREVLMPLPTLLIVGAGHVAVPLAAIAAMIGFRVTVVDDRAEFATRERFPQANAVIAQPLTLALTCALNSQYVALVTRGIQHDLEALRFLLKTPAKYIGMIGSRKRVHLVRQQLQQEGYPPKVLASLYAPIGLDIGALTPEEIAVSICAELIKVRRGGTAKSLSNAVTTTIFT from the coding sequence ATGCTTGAATTTTATCAACAAATGGCGCAAGCCTTACGACAAGATTCAGTTGTTCTTGCCACGGTTGTGAGTGTCACTGGTTCAGTTCCGCGTGAGGTAGGGGCAAAAATGCTCGTATGTCGCGATCGCACGATTGGCACAATTGGCGGTGGTGCTGGGGAAGCTAAAGTCATTCGCCAAGCTTTAGAAGTTTTGGTAACGGGTGAGAAACAAGTTGTAGAAATCGATTTATCTGGGGCGTCGCAGCGCAAAACTCAGGGGGTTTGTGGTGGGGCAATGCAAGTTTGGCTGGAACGTTGGAGTGGAGATGAGGCGATTAAGTTAGTAGAGCAAATTATTGAAGTTTTGTCAAGTGGTGGGTGTGAGACTTTGGTGATGCCGTTTTCAGGGGATTTGCAACCTTATTTGGAGGTTGGGGATAACGAACCACAGAGGAGCCAGTCCCGTGCGGAGGTGTCAACTGGCGTACGCAGAGAACGCAGAGGAGGAGCTTTTAGAGAGGTTTTGATGCCGTTACCAACGCTGTTGATTGTGGGGGCGGGTCATGTTGCGGTTCCTTTGGCAGCGATCGCAGCGATGATTGGGTTTCGGGTGACTGTAGTTGACGATCGCGCTGAATTTGCTACACGTGAAAGGTTTCCCCAAGCGAATGCGGTGATTGCTCAACCCTTGACATTGGCGTTAACTTGTGCATTAAATTCACAGTATGTTGCACTAGTGACGCGGGGAATTCAACACGATCTAGAAGCTTTACGGTTTCTACTAAAAACACCAGCAAAGTATATTGGGATGATTGGTTCGCGCAAGCGAGTACACCTTGTACGTCAGCAATTGCAACAAGAAGGATATCCCCCAAAAGTATTAGCATCACTTTATGCACCCATTGGGTTAGATATCGGTGCTTTGACACCTGAAGAAATCGCAGTAAGTATTTGTGCCGAATTAATCAAAGTGCGTCGTGGTGGTACAGCTAAATCCTTATCCAATGCAGTCACTACAACCATTTTCACTTAA
- the hslO gene encoding Hsp33 family molecular chaperone HslO — MADQLIRATAAEGGIRAVGVITTRLTEEARQRHQLSYVATAALGRTMSAGLLLASNMKRTESRVNIRIKGNGPLDGILVDAGLDGTVRGYVDNPTVELPPNSRGKLDVGGAVGNDGYLYVVRDVGYGYPYTSTVELVSGEIGDDITHYLVTSEQTPSALVLGVFVGSEGVQAAGGLLIQVLPKAARDEALIQTLESRVAALSGFTPLLQAGKTLPEILGELLGDMGLEILPETQLVRFHCGCTFDRMLGALKMLGEAELQDMIEKDDGAEATCYFCGTVYQASSAELNQLIADLQSEASAK; from the coding sequence ATGGCAGATCAGTTAATTCGTGCCACAGCAGCTGAGGGCGGAATTCGGGCAGTGGGAGTCATTACCACTCGCCTCACAGAAGAAGCAAGACAGCGGCATCAGCTTTCGTACGTAGCCACAGCAGCTTTGGGACGTACTATGTCAGCCGGACTGCTTCTGGCATCAAATATGAAACGTACCGAATCGCGAGTCAATATTCGGATTAAGGGCAATGGTCCACTCGATGGAATTCTTGTCGATGCAGGGTTAGACGGTACGGTACGCGGTTATGTGGATAATCCTACTGTAGAACTACCGCCCAATTCCCGTGGAAAACTAGATGTAGGTGGTGCGGTTGGAAATGATGGCTATTTGTATGTTGTGCGCGATGTCGGCTATGGGTATCCTTACACCAGTACTGTAGAACTAGTTTCTGGTGAAATTGGTGATGACATTACTCACTACCTGGTCACTTCTGAACAGACACCATCAGCATTGGTTCTTGGTGTATTTGTAGGAAGTGAAGGCGTACAAGCCGCAGGAGGTCTGCTGATACAAGTCTTACCAAAAGCCGCAAGAGACGAAGCACTCATTCAAACTTTAGAATCTCGTGTTGCCGCCTTGTCAGGGTTTACACCGCTATTACAGGCTGGAAAAACTTTACCCGAAATCTTAGGGGAATTACTCGGAGATATGGGCTTAGAAATTTTACCAGAAACGCAGTTGGTACGTTTCCATTGTGGTTGTACATTTGATCGGATGTTAGGAGCATTAAAAATGCTCGGTGAAGCTGAACTACAAGACATGATTGAAAAAGACGACGGCGCTGAAGCAACGTGTTATTTCTGTGGAACAGTTTACCAAGCAAGCAGTGCCGAGTTGAACCAGTTAATTGCAGATTTGCAGTCTGAAGCTTCAGCTAAATAA
- a CDS encoding bifunctional sterol desaturase/short chain dehydrogenase, producing MVYWITAIGWGVGSILWAEIVRDFYHLLSHRVPVLYRQHVWHHRVFRRDLTFASAAIYRQAQWRNDFPECIVMLILSLVLWWVCLVWTPAYQWVALAGTIYTLGFLVSCIARGSGSEWAREVTDVTHKPGQFLSPPATWFVNRPYHWRHHFDDDQAYYCGTLTLMDKLMGTALALKGKKIAVTGASGTLGKALLLHLHQAGAKVFALSSHSETITLTINDEPFGVKTITWKVGQEAELAEFLKKIDILILNHGINVHGERTPEAISKSYEVNTFSSWRLMELFFTNIRTNEDIALKEVWVNTSEAEVSPAFSPLYELSKRALGDLVTLRRLDAPCVVRKLILGPFKSNLNPIGVMSGDRVARQIIALAKRDVRNIIVTVNPLTYLLFPIKEFCTSMYFRFFSRAETAHPEVEAQNDLFGNG from the coding sequence ATGGTGTATTGGATAACAGCGATTGGTTGGGGAGTAGGTTCGATTCTCTGGGCAGAAATCGTGCGAGATTTTTATCATTTACTATCGCATCGCGTGCCAGTATTGTATCGACAGCACGTATGGCATCATCGTGTTTTTCGGCGGGATTTGACGTTTGCAAGTGCGGCGATTTATCGTCAGGCACAGTGGCGCAATGATTTTCCTGAATGCATTGTGATGTTAATACTCAGCCTAGTATTGTGGTGGGTGTGTTTAGTATGGACACCTGCGTATCAATGGGTAGCTTTAGCAGGGACAATTTACACATTAGGATTTCTTGTTAGCTGTATAGCCCGTGGAAGTGGTAGTGAATGGGCGCGAGAAGTTACCGATGTCACGCATAAACCAGGACAGTTTTTATCGCCGCCTGCAACTTGGTTTGTGAATCGTCCTTATCACTGGCGGCATCATTTTGATGATGACCAAGCTTATTATTGTGGTACTTTGACTTTGATGGATAAGTTGATGGGTACAGCACTTGCGCTGAAAGGAAAGAAAATTGCAGTTACTGGCGCATCGGGAACTTTAGGAAAAGCTTTGTTACTCCACTTGCATCAAGCAGGCGCGAAGGTATTTGCGCTGAGTTCGCATTCCGAAACAATTACTTTAACAATCAACGACGAACCTTTTGGAGTAAAGACAATTACTTGGAAGGTGGGACAAGAAGCGGAACTTGCAGAATTTTTAAAGAAAATCGATATCCTTATTCTGAATCATGGCATTAATGTCCACGGTGAAAGAACTCCTGAAGCAATTTCTAAGTCTTATGAAGTTAATACTTTTTCGAGTTGGCGGTTGATGGAATTATTTTTTACCAATATCCGCACAAACGAAGACATTGCGTTAAAAGAAGTGTGGGTAAATACGTCTGAAGCCGAAGTTAGTCCAGCGTTTAGCCCTTTGTATGAACTTTCTAAACGTGCTTTAGGCGATCTAGTCACATTACGCCGTTTAGATGCGCCGTGTGTTGTCAGAAAACTGATTTTGGGACCATTTAAGAGTAATTTAAATCCAATAGGAGTTATGTCAGGCGATCGCGTCGCTCGACAAATTATTGCTTTAGCAAAGCGCGATGTCCGTAACATCATCGTTACAGTTAATCCGCTGACTTATCTCCTGTTCCCCATCAAAGAATTCTGCACATCAATGTATTTCAGATTCTTTAGTCGTGCTGAAACTGCTCATCCAGAAGTAGAAGCGCAAAATGATCTTTTTGGTAATGGGTAA
- a CDS encoding Uma2 family endonuclease — MILQKPTKNLTITWEPLPDDFVLPDDPVENIQQPSLAAALTDALGAAGYIQPNMLIGSNFGLVATINKKIVVKAPDWFYVPHVQPVPPEVIRRSYTPHLEGDAVAVVMEFLSQEEGGELSIRSTPPYGKLYFYEQVLQVPTYVTYDPYERSLEVRYLEEGKYVLHRPDANGRYWIPQLELFLGIWYGERLCQTTNWLRWWDVEGNLLLWSAEQAEQERQRAELLAAKLRELGVDPDALH; from the coding sequence ATGATTCTGCAAAAACCAACAAAAAACCTCACAATCACCTGGGAACCTCTTCCAGATGACTTTGTGTTACCTGACGATCCTGTGGAGAATATTCAACAACCATCCCTTGCTGCGGCACTTACAGACGCATTAGGAGCCGCAGGATATATCCAACCAAATATGCTCATTGGCTCAAACTTTGGTTTAGTTGCGACGATAAATAAGAAAATTGTCGTCAAAGCGCCTGATTGGTTTTATGTGCCTCACGTCCAACCCGTACCACCAGAAGTAATTCGTCGCAGCTATACCCCACATCTCGAAGGCGATGCAGTGGCTGTTGTCATGGAGTTCCTCTCGCAAGAAGAAGGCGGTGAGTTATCGATACGCTCAACACCGCCCTATGGCAAGCTTTATTTCTACGAACAGGTTCTTCAAGTACCTACTTATGTCACTTATGACCCGTACGAACGAAGTTTAGAGGTACGATATCTAGAAGAAGGCAAGTACGTTTTACATCGACCTGATGCTAACGGACGCTATTGGATTCCGCAGTTAGAGTTATTTTTAGGAATATGGTACGGCGAGCGACTGTGCCAGACAACCAATTGGCTGCGCTGGTGGGATGTTGAAGGTAATCTACTGCTGTGGAGTGCTGAACAAGCCGAACAAGAACGACAGCGTGCCGAACTTTTGGCAGCTAAATTACGTGAATTAGGGGTTGATCCAGATGCATTGCACTAA